The following proteins are encoded in a genomic region of Kosakonia oryzae:
- the glgP gene encoding glycogen phosphorylase, producing MNAPFTYASPTLSVEALKHSIAYKLMFTIGKDPAIANRHEWLNATLFAVRDRLVERWLRSTRAQLSQEVRQVYYLSMEFLIGRTLSNAMLSLGIYDDVKNALEEMGLDLEELIDEENDPGLGNGGLGRLAACFLDSLATLGLPGRGYGIRYDYGMFKQNIVDGRQKESPDYWLEYGNPWEFKRHNTRYKVRFGGRVQQEGKRSRWVETEEILAVAYDQIIPGYDTDATNTLRLWNAQASSEINLGKFNQGDYFAAVEDKNHSENVSRVLYPDDSTYSGRELRLRQEYFLVSATVQDILSRHYQLHQTFSNLADKIAIHLNDTHPVLSIPELMRLLIDEHKFEWDEAFEVTCQVFSYTNHTLMSEALETWPVDMLGKILPRHLQIIFEINDYFLKTLQEQYPNDTALLSRTSIIDESSGRRVRMAWLAVVISHKVNGVSELHSNLMVQSLFADFAAIFPMRFLNVTNGVTPRRWLALANPSLSSVLDEHIGRTWRTDLSQLSELEQHIDYPLVNQAVRQAKLENKKRLADIIAHQLNVVVNPKALFDVQIKRIHEYKRQLMNVLHVITRYNRIKDDPTAHWVPRVNIFAGKAASAYYMAKHIIHLINDVAQVINNDPQIGDKLKVVFIPNYSVSLAQVIIPAADLSEQISLAGTEASGTSNMKFALNGALTIGTLDGANVEMQEHVGAENIFIFGNTADEVEALRRKGYSPREYYEKDQELHQVLTQIATGQFSPNEPGRYRDLVDSLINFGDHYQVLADFRSYVDCQDKVDELYRHPEEWATKAMHNIANMGYFSSDRTIQEYAEYIWHIDPVRL from the coding sequence ATGAATGCACCATTTACTTATGCCTCACCGACATTGAGTGTTGAGGCATTAAAACATTCGATTGCCTATAAACTGATGTTCACCATCGGTAAAGATCCGGCTATTGCTAACCGCCATGAATGGCTGAACGCCACGCTGTTCGCCGTTCGCGATCGTCTGGTGGAGCGCTGGCTGCGTTCCACCCGCGCGCAACTTTCCCAGGAAGTCCGCCAGGTCTACTACTTATCGATGGAGTTTCTGATTGGCCGCACCCTCTCCAACGCCATGCTTTCGCTCGGTATTTATGACGACGTGAAAAATGCGCTGGAAGAGATGGGGCTCGATCTTGAAGAGCTGATTGATGAAGAGAACGACCCCGGCCTCGGCAATGGTGGTCTCGGGCGGCTGGCGGCCTGTTTCCTGGATTCGCTGGCGACGCTGGGTTTGCCCGGCCGCGGCTATGGCATCCGTTATGACTACGGCATGTTTAAGCAAAATATCGTTGACGGGCGGCAGAAAGAGTCGCCGGACTACTGGCTGGAATACGGCAACCCGTGGGAATTCAAACGCCACAATACGCGCTATAAAGTGCGTTTTGGCGGGCGTGTTCAGCAGGAGGGTAAGCGCAGCCGTTGGGTGGAAACCGAAGAGATCCTCGCGGTAGCCTACGACCAGATCATCCCCGGTTACGACACTGATGCGACCAACACCCTGCGCCTGTGGAATGCGCAGGCCAGTAGCGAAATTAACCTCGGTAAATTTAACCAGGGCGACTACTTTGCGGCGGTGGAAGATAAAAACCATTCGGAAAACGTCTCCCGCGTGCTCTACCCGGACGATTCCACCTATTCCGGGCGTGAATTGCGTTTGCGGCAGGAGTATTTCCTCGTTTCAGCGACCGTGCAGGATATCCTCAGCCGCCACTATCAATTGCATCAAACCTTCAGCAATCTGGCGGATAAAATCGCCATTCACCTCAACGACACCCATCCGGTGCTGTCGATTCCGGAGCTGATGCGCCTGTTGATCGACGAACATAAATTCGAATGGGATGAAGCATTCGAAGTCACCTGTCAGGTCTTCTCTTACACCAACCATACGTTGATGAGCGAAGCGCTGGAAACCTGGCCGGTGGATATGCTGGGCAAAATTTTGCCGCGTCATCTGCAAATCATCTTCGAAATTAATGATTATTTCCTGAAAACCTTGCAGGAGCAGTACCCGAACGATACTGCGCTGCTGAGCCGGACGTCGATCATTGACGAATCCAGCGGCCGCCGCGTGCGTATGGCGTGGCTGGCTGTGGTGATCAGCCATAAAGTCAACGGCGTGTCTGAGCTGCACTCTAACCTGATGGTTCAGTCGCTGTTTGCCGATTTTGCCGCTATTTTCCCGATGCGTTTTCTCAACGTTACCAACGGCGTGACGCCGCGACGCTGGCTGGCGCTGGCCAACCCTTCGCTTTCCAGCGTGCTGGATGAACATATTGGTCGTACATGGCGTACCGATCTCAGCCAGTTGAGCGAGCTGGAGCAGCATATCGATTATCCGTTGGTTAACCAGGCGGTGCGGCAGGCCAAGCTGGAGAACAAAAAGCGGCTGGCGGATATCATTGCCCATCAACTTAATGTGGTGGTGAATCCAAAAGCGCTGTTCGATGTGCAGATCAAGCGTATCCATGAATATAAACGTCAGTTGATGAACGTCCTGCACGTCATCACGCGTTACAACCGTATTAAGGACGATCCCACCGCGCATTGGGTGCCGCGCGTCAATATCTTCGCAGGGAAAGCCGCTTCGGCGTATTACATGGCGAAGCATATTATTCATCTGATCAACGATGTGGCACAGGTGATCAATAACGATCCGCAAATCGGCGACAAGCTGAAAGTGGTGTTTATCCCGAACTACAGCGTCAGCCTGGCGCAGGTGATCATTCCGGCGGCGGATCTGTCAGAGCAGATTTCCCTGGCGGGGACGGAAGCCTCTGGTACCAGTAATATGAAGTTCGCCCTTAACGGCGCGCTGACAATTGGTACGCTGGATGGTGCCAACGTTGAGATGCAGGAGCATGTCGGCGCGGAGAATATCTTTATCTTCGGCAATACGGCGGATGAAGTTGAGGCGCTGCGACGCAAAGGTTATTCGCCGCGCGAATACTACGAAAAAGATCAAGAACTGCATCAGGTGCTGACGCAAATCGCCACCGGTCAGTTCAGCCCGAACGAGCCTGGTCGCTACCGCGATCTGGTGGATTCGCTCATCAACTTTGGCGACCATTACCAGGTGCTGGCGGATTTCCGCAGTTATGTCGATTGCCAGGATAAGGTGGATGAGCTGTATCGCCACCCGGAAGAGTGGGCCACCAAAGCGATGCATAATATCGCCAATATGGGGTATTTCTCGTCGGATCGTACGATTCAGGAGTACGCCGAATATATCTGGCATATCGATCCGGTACGCCTGTAA
- the glpD gene encoding glycerol-3-phosphate dehydrogenase, with the protein METKDLIVIGGGINGAGIAVDAAGRGLSVLMLEAQDLACATSSNSSKLIHGGLRYLEHYEFRLVSEALAEREVLLKMAPHIAFPMRFRLPHRPHLRPAWMIRIGLFMYDHLGKRTSLPASAGLRFGSESVLKPEIVRGFEYSDCWVDDARLVLANAQMVERKGGKVLTRTRATSARRENGLWIVEAEDIDTGEKYSWQARGLVNATGPWVKQFFDDGMHLPSPYGIRLIKGSHIVVPRVHSQKQAYILQNEDKRIVFVIPWMDEFSIIGTTDVEYKGDPKHVEIDENEINYLLKVYNAHFKKQLTRDDIAWTYSGVRPLCDDESDSPQAITRDYTLDIHDENGQAPLLSVFGGKLTTYRKLAEHALEKLTPYYKGIGPAWTKNCVLPGGDISGDRDDYAAKLRRRYPFISESLARHFARTYGSNSELLLANATRIEDLGEHFGHELYEAELRYLVEHEWARRLDDVIWRRTKLGMWLSAEEQSRVAQWLTRHNKAELSLAS; encoded by the coding sequence ATGGAAACCAAAGATCTGATTGTGATAGGCGGGGGCATCAACGGTGCCGGTATCGCGGTAGACGCCGCAGGGCGTGGTTTATCCGTGCTGATGCTGGAAGCGCAGGATCTGGCCTGTGCGACATCCAGCAACAGCTCCAAACTGATTCACGGTGGCTTGCGCTATCTTGAACACTACGAATTTCGCTTGGTGAGCGAGGCGCTTGCCGAGCGTGAAGTGCTGCTGAAAATGGCACCGCATATCGCTTTCCCGATGCGTTTTCGTTTGCCACACCGCCCGCATCTGCGCCCGGCGTGGATGATTCGCATTGGTCTGTTTATGTACGACCACCTTGGAAAACGCACCAGCCTTCCGGCTTCAGCCGGTTTGCGTTTTGGCTCAGAATCGGTGCTAAAACCGGAAATCGTGCGCGGTTTCGAATATTCCGATTGCTGGGTGGATGACGCGCGTCTGGTACTGGCGAATGCGCAGATGGTTGAGCGTAAAGGCGGCAAAGTATTGACGCGCACCCGCGCCACCAGCGCACGCCGTGAAAATGGGCTGTGGATTGTTGAAGCGGAAGATATCGATACCGGAGAAAAATATAGCTGGCAGGCGCGCGGTCTGGTGAACGCCACCGGTCCGTGGGTCAAACAGTTCTTCGACGACGGTATGCATCTGCCTTCTCCGTACGGTATTCGCCTGATCAAAGGCAGCCATATTGTGGTGCCGCGCGTTCACTCGCAGAAGCAGGCCTATATTCTGCAAAACGAAGACAAACGTATTGTCTTTGTTATTCCGTGGATGGATGAGTTCTCCATTATCGGCACCACCGATGTGGAGTACAAAGGCGATCCGAAACACGTTGAGATCGATGAAAACGAGATCAACTACCTGCTGAAAGTCTATAACGCGCACTTTAAAAAACAGCTCACGCGCGACGATATCGCCTGGACTTATTCCGGCGTGCGCCCGCTGTGCGACGACGAATCCGATTCGCCACAGGCCATTACCCGCGACTATACGCTGGATATTCACGATGAGAACGGCCAGGCGCCGCTGCTGTCGGTGTTCGGCGGCAAGCTGACCACTTACCGCAAACTTGCCGAACATGCGCTGGAAAAACTGACGCCGTACTACAAAGGCATCGGCCCGGCGTGGACAAAAAATTGCGTGCTGCCAGGCGGCGATATCAGCGGCGATCGCGACGACTACGCGGCGAAACTGCGCCGTCGCTATCCGTTTATCAGTGAATCACTGGCGCGCCATTTTGCCCGCACCTACGGCAGCAATAGCGAACTGCTGCTGGCAAACGCCACCCGCATTGAAGATTTGGGAGAACATTTCGGTCACGAGCTGTATGAAGCCGAACTGCGTTACCTGGTCGAACATGAATGGGCGCGCCGCCTTGATGATGTGATCTGGCGTCGTACGAAGCTGGGAATGTGGCTGAGCGCCGAAGAGCAATCCCGTGTGGCGCAGTGGTTAACGCGTCATAACAAAGCGGAATTATCGCTGGCGTCGTAA
- the glpE gene encoding thiosulfate sulfurtransferase GlpE, with amino-acid sequence MDHFECINVEETHQKLHQQQAVLVDIRDPQSFAMGHTPGAFHLTNDTLGAFMRDNDFDTPVMVMCYHGNSSKGAAQYLLQQGYDQVYSVDGGFDAWHRHFPAEVEHGTL; translated from the coding sequence ATGGATCACTTTGAATGCATTAACGTAGAAGAAACCCATCAGAAATTGCATCAGCAGCAGGCAGTGCTGGTGGATATCCGCGATCCGCAAAGCTTCGCGATGGGGCATACGCCGGGCGCATTTCATCTGACCAACGATACGCTGGGCGCGTTTATGCGCGACAACGATTTCGATACCCCGGTGATGGTGATGTGTTACCACGGCAACAGCAGCAAAGGGGCGGCGCAATATCTGCTCCAGCAAGGATATGATCAGGTCTACAGTGTGGACGGCGGTTTCGACGCCTGGCACCGTCATTTCCCGGCGGAAGTCGAACACGGTACGCTTTAG
- the glpG gene encoding rhomboid family intramembrane serine protease GlpG, giving the protein MLMITSFTNPRVAQAFVDYMQTQGVILTIQHHEQSDIWLADESQVERVKIELARFIENPADPRYLAASWQSGQVNSGLRYRRFPLTAAIRERGGPLTLLMTALCVFVFVVMNVIGDQTVMMWLAWPWDASVQFEVWRYFTHAIMHFSLVHILFNLFWWWYLGGAVEKRLGTGKLVVITLISALLSGFVQHQLTGPWFGGLSGVVYALIGYVWLHGVRDPVPQVALPNGLFIFTVALMVAEWFGVMGFEIATGAHTAGMVIGLAMALVDSQNVRKRT; this is encoded by the coding sequence ATGTTGATGATTACCTCTTTTACTAACCCTCGCGTCGCCCAGGCGTTTGTCGATTATATGCAGACCCAGGGCGTGATCCTCACTATTCAACATCACGAGCAAAGCGATATCTGGCTGGCAGATGAGAGCCAGGTTGAGCGCGTCAAAATTGAACTGGCGCGCTTTATCGAAAATCCAGCCGACCCGCGCTATCTGGCCGCGAGCTGGCAATCCGGGCAGGTCAACAGCGGTCTGCGCTATCGTCGTTTTCCCCTGACGGCGGCCATTCGCGAACGCGGCGGGCCATTGACGCTACTGATGACCGCGCTCTGCGTGTTTGTCTTCGTGGTGATGAACGTGATTGGCGATCAGACGGTGATGATGTGGCTCGCCTGGCCGTGGGATGCTAGCGTGCAGTTTGAGGTCTGGCGTTACTTCACGCACGCAATAATGCATTTTTCGCTGGTACACATCCTCTTCAACCTCTTCTGGTGGTGGTATCTTGGCGGAGCCGTTGAAAAGCGTCTCGGCACCGGCAAACTGGTGGTTATTACCCTGATTAGCGCCTTATTAAGCGGTTTTGTGCAGCACCAACTTACCGGCCCGTGGTTTGGTGGTTTATCCGGCGTGGTGTATGCGCTGATTGGTTATGTCTGGCTGCACGGCGTACGCGATCCGGTTCCTCAGGTGGCATTACCGAATGGGCTGTTTATTTTTACGGTCGCGCTGATGGTCGCCGAGTGGTTCGGCGTAATGGGCTTTGAGATTGCTACCGGTGCGCACACGGCTGGCATGGTGATTGGGCTGGCGATGGCGCTGGTGGACTCGCAGAATGTGCGGAAACGAACATAA
- a CDS encoding DeoR/GlpR family transcriptional regulator, which translates to MKQTQRHDAIIELVKQQGYVSTEELVEQFSVSPQTIRRDLNDLADQNKILRHHGGAALPSSSVNTSWHDRKSTLTAEKERIARKVAEQIPNGATLFIDIGTTPEAVAHALLEHSDLRIVTNNLNVANTLMKKEDFRVILAGGELRSRDGGIVGEATLDFISQFRLDFGILGISGIDADGSLLEFDYHEVRTKRAIIENSRHVMLVVDHSKFGRNAMVNMGSIGLVDAVYTDAMPPAGVLQVINHNNVQLELC; encoded by the coding sequence ATGAAACAAACACAGCGTCATGACGCGATTATTGAACTGGTTAAACAACAGGGATATGTCAGTACCGAAGAGCTGGTTGAACAATTTTCCGTCAGCCCGCAGACCATCCGCCGCGATCTGAATGACCTCGCGGATCAAAACAAAATCTTGCGTCACCACGGCGGCGCGGCGCTGCCTTCCAGCTCGGTGAACACCTCCTGGCACGATCGCAAATCAACGTTGACGGCGGAAAAAGAGCGTATTGCCCGCAAGGTAGCAGAACAGATCCCGAACGGCGCAACACTGTTTATCGACATTGGCACCACGCCGGAAGCCGTCGCCCATGCGCTGCTGGAACACAGCGATCTGCGCATTGTGACCAACAACCTGAACGTCGCGAATACCCTGATGAAGAAAGAGGATTTCCGCGTGATCCTCGCGGGCGGCGAACTGCGTAGCCGCGACGGCGGCATCGTTGGCGAGGCGACTCTCGATTTTATCTCTCAGTTCCGCCTCGATTTCGGCATCCTCGGCATTAGCGGCATTGATGCGGATGGCTCGCTGCTGGAGTTCGACTACCACGAAGTGCGCACCAAGCGCGCGATCATTGAAAACTCGCGTCACGTCATGCTGGTGGTTGATCACTCGAAATTTGGCCGTAACGCGATGGTGAATATGGGCAGCATTGGCCTTGTGGATGCGGTGTACACCGATGCCATGCCGCCAGCCGGAGTATTACAGGTGATCAACCACAACAACGTGCAACTGGAGCTGTGCTAA
- the malT gene encoding HTH-type transcriptional regulator MalT — translation MLIPSKLSRPVRLDHTVVRERLLAKLSGANNYRLALVTSPAGYGKTTLISQWAAGKNDVGWFSLDEGDNQLERFASYFIAAVQQATGGHCVSSEAMAQKRQYASLQSLFSQLFVELTEWQRPLFLVIDDYHLITNPVIHDAMRFFLRHQPENLTLIVLSRNLPQLGIANLRVREQLLEVSSQQLAFTHQEAKQFFDCRLTSPIEAAESSRLCDDVAGWATALQLIALSARQNHSAPHQSARRLSGINASHLSDYLVDEVLDNVDIDTRKFLLKSALLRSMNDALIVRVTGEENGQMRLEEIERQGLFLQRMDDSGEWFSYHPLFGNFLRQRCQWELATELPDIHRAAAESWMAQGFPSEAIHHALAAGDGIMLRDILLHHAWGLFNHSELSVLEESLKALPWESLLENPRLVLLQAWLMQSQHRYSEVNTLLARAEQEMTTQMDASLHGDFNALRAQVAINDGDPVEAERLAMVALDELPLANYYSRIVATSVHGEVLHCKGELTSSLSVMQQTEQMARRHDVWHYALWSLIQQSEILFAQGFLQAAWETQEKAFTLIREQHLEQLPMHEFLLRIRAQLLWAWARLDESEAAARQGIEVLSAMQPQQQLQCLALLVQNSLARGDLDNARSHLNRLENLLGNGQYHSDWVSNADKVRVIYWQMTGDKKAAAQWLRLTPKPEFANNHFLQSQWRNIARAQILLGEFDPAEMVLEELNENARSLRLMSDINRNLLLLNQLYWQAGRKNDAQRVLLEALQLANRTGFISHFVIEGEAMAQQLRQLIQLNTLPELEQHRAQRILRDINQHHRHKFAHFDENFVERLLTHPDVPELIRTSPLTQREWQVLGLIYSGYSNEQIAGELDVAATTIKTHIRNLYQKLGVAHRQDAVQHAQRLLKMMGYGV, via the coding sequence ATGTTGATTCCGTCAAAATTAAGTCGCCCGGTTCGTCTCGACCACACCGTGGTTCGGGAGCGCCTGTTGGCTAAACTTTCCGGCGCGAACAATTATCGCCTTGCGCTGGTGACCAGCCCTGCGGGTTACGGAAAAACCACGCTCATTTCGCAATGGGCAGCCGGAAAAAATGATGTCGGCTGGTTCTCCCTCGATGAAGGGGATAACCAGTTGGAGCGTTTTGCCAGCTACTTTATCGCTGCGGTTCAGCAGGCGACGGGCGGGCATTGCGTCAGCAGCGAGGCGATGGCGCAAAAACGCCAGTACGCCAGCCTGCAATCACTCTTTTCCCAGTTGTTCGTTGAATTGACAGAGTGGCAGCGTCCACTGTTTCTGGTCATCGACGATTATCATCTGATCACCAACCCGGTGATTCATGATGCAATGCGTTTCTTTTTACGCCATCAGCCGGAAAACCTGACGCTGATTGTGCTGTCGCGTAATTTGCCGCAGTTAGGCATCGCCAACCTGCGCGTACGTGAACAACTGCTGGAAGTAAGCAGCCAACAGCTCGCCTTTACCCATCAGGAAGCAAAACAGTTTTTTGACTGCCGCCTGACGTCGCCGATTGAAGCAGCAGAAAGCAGCCGCCTGTGCGACGACGTTGCTGGCTGGGCGACAGCGCTGCAGCTTATCGCCCTCTCCGCGCGGCAAAACCACAGCGCCCCGCATCAGTCCGCACGCCGTCTTTCCGGCATTAATGCCAGCCATCTCTCCGATTATTTGGTGGATGAAGTGCTGGATAATGTCGATATCGATACGCGTAAGTTTCTGCTGAAAAGCGCCCTGCTGCGTTCGATGAACGACGCGCTGATCGTCCGCGTGACCGGTGAAGAGAACGGGCAAATGCGGCTCGAAGAGATTGAGCGCCAGGGGCTGTTTTTACAACGTATGGACGATTCCGGCGAATGGTTCAGTTACCACCCGCTGTTTGGCAATTTCCTGCGCCAGCGCTGTCAGTGGGAACTGGCGACTGAATTGCCGGATATTCACCGCGCCGCGGCGGAAAGCTGGATGGCGCAAGGTTTCCCCAGTGAAGCCATTCACCACGCGCTGGCGGCCGGAGACGGCATTATGCTGCGCGATATTCTGCTGCATCACGCCTGGGGGTTGTTTAATCACAGCGAGCTGAGCGTACTGGAAGAGTCGCTGAAAGCGCTGCCGTGGGAAAGCCTGCTGGAAAATCCGCGTCTGGTACTGTTGCAGGCCTGGCTGATGCAAAGCCAGCACCGTTACAGTGAAGTGAATACGCTGCTGGCGCGCGCCGAGCAGGAGATGACCACACAAATGGACGCCTCGTTGCACGGTGATTTCAACGCCCTGCGCGCCCAGGTAGCGATTAACGATGGCGATCCGGTGGAAGCGGAACGGCTGGCGATGGTGGCGCTCGACGAGTTGCCGCTGGCTAACTATTACAGCCGTATCGTAGCGACCTCCGTACATGGTGAAGTGCTGCACTGCAAAGGCGAGCTGACCAGTTCGCTGTCGGTGATGCAGCAAACCGAGCAGATGGCGCGTCGCCACGATGTCTGGCACTACGCGCTGTGGAGCCTGATCCAGCAAAGCGAAATCCTGTTCGCGCAGGGGTTTCTGCAGGCGGCCTGGGAGACACAGGAAAAAGCCTTTACGCTGATCCGCGAGCAGCACCTTGAGCAACTGCCGATGCATGAATTTTTGCTGCGCATTCGCGCCCAGTTACTGTGGGCGTGGGCGCGGCTTGATGAGTCCGAAGCGGCGGCGCGCCAGGGGATAGAAGTGCTCTCCGCCATGCAGCCGCAGCAGCAGTTGCAATGTCTGGCGTTGCTGGTGCAAAACTCGCTGGCGCGCGGCGATCTGGATAATGCCCGCAGCCATTTGAACCGGCTGGAGAATCTGCTCGGCAACGGTCAATACCACAGCGACTGGGTGTCGAATGCCGATAAAGTACGGGTGATCTACTGGCAGATGACCGGCGACAAAAAGGCCGCCGCGCAGTGGCTGCGCCTGACGCCAAAACCGGAGTTTGCCAATAACCATTTCCTGCAGAGCCAGTGGCGCAACATCGCCCGTGCGCAGATCCTGCTGGGCGAGTTTGATCCCGCAGAGATGGTGCTGGAAGAGTTAAATGAAAACGCGCGCAGCCTGCGCTTGATGAGCGACATCAACCGCAATTTGTTGCTGCTCAACCAGCTTTACTGGCAGGCCGGGCGCAAAAACGACGCGCAGCGCGTGCTGCTGGAAGCGCTGCAACTGGCTAACCGCACCGGATTTATCAGTCATTTTGTGATTGAAGGCGAAGCGATGGCACAGCAGTTGCGCCAGTTGATCCAGTTGAACACGCTGCCGGAGCTCGAACAGCATCGCGCCCAGCGTATTTTGCGCGACATCAACCAGCATCACCGGCATAAGTTCGCGCATTTCGATGAGAATTTCGTCGAACGCCTACTGACGCATCCGGATGTGCCGGAGCTTATCCGCACCAGCCCGCTGACCCAGCGCGAATGGCAGGTGCTGGGGCTGATCTACTCTGGCTATAGCAATGAACAGATTGCCGGCGAGCTGGACGTCGCCGCGACGACCATTAAAACTCACATCCGCAATCTTTATCAGAAACTGGGCGTCGCCCATCGTCAGGATGCCGTGCAACACGCACAGCGGCTGCTGAAAATGATGGGCTACGGCGTGTAA